A single window of Mycolicibacterium madagascariense DNA harbors:
- a CDS encoding SRPBCC family protein: MNSIQVADETFVCADPADVGRAVADPSSWRRWWPDLRLSVVEDRGPAGQRWTVTGALTGTMEVWLEASFDGVILHYFVHAEPAGVAAWQLAKMDLAKANHQRRVAGKKMAFEVKQRLEASREVGMSRLA, from the coding sequence ATGAACAGCATTCAGGTCGCCGACGAGACCTTCGTGTGCGCCGACCCCGCCGACGTCGGGCGGGCGGTCGCCGACCCGTCGAGCTGGCGGCGGTGGTGGCCCGATCTGCGGTTGTCGGTCGTGGAGGACCGGGGCCCGGCCGGGCAGCGCTGGACGGTGACCGGCGCGCTCACCGGCACGATGGAGGTGTGGCTGGAGGCGTCGTTCGACGGCGTCATCCTGCACTACTTCGTGCACGCCGAGCCCGCGGGCGTCGCGGCCTGGCAGTTGGCGAAGATGGATCTCGCGAAGGCCAACCATCAGCGGCGGGTGGCCGGCAAGAAGATGGCGTTCGAGGTCAAGCAGAGGCTGGAGGCGTCGCGCGAGGTCGGGATGTCACGGCTGGCGTGA
- a CDS encoding AMP-dependent synthetase/ligase — translation MREFSVPASFTVDEHDTVVSSVFTLAADDPNHVIIQRLVDGSWTDVTCAQVADQVRATARGLIAEGVEPGDRVAILSATRYEWPILDFAILSIGAVTVPIYETSSAEQVRFVLGDSGAVAAFAETDEHFATIDQLKGELPALRHVYCVDGSGPAALDELARIGGDVDPSLVTSRLQAIRSADVATLVYTSGTTGRPKGCQLTHSNLLHEMRGAKACFPDLLDKGEKLLVFLPLAHVLARAITIAAFSNGVTLGFTSDVKNLVPTLAVFTPTLVVSVPRVFEKVYNTAEQNARDGGKGAIFAAAADTAIAWSQAIATGKGPGLLLRAKHAVFDRLVYGKLRAALGGNCRAAISGGAPLGARLGHFYRGVGLTIYEGYGLTETSAAITVNRVGDVKVGSVGKLLPGNAMRIDDDGELLVYGGVVFSGYWHNETETAAAITDGWFHTGDLGAIDEQGFLSIVGRKKEIIVTAGGKNVAPALLEDRLRAHPLISQAMVVGDAQPFIAALITIDPEAFPGWKQRHGKAASATVGDLTEDPDLTAEVDLAVKDANQAVSHAESIRKFRILPVDFTEDTGELTPTLKVKRKVVAEKFAGDIDALYAKAGG, via the coding sequence GTGCGCGAGTTCAGCGTCCCGGCTTCGTTCACCGTCGACGAGCACGACACCGTCGTCAGCTCCGTGTTCACCCTCGCCGCCGACGATCCGAACCACGTCATCATCCAGCGCCTCGTCGACGGCTCCTGGACCGACGTGACCTGCGCTCAGGTCGCCGATCAGGTCCGCGCGACCGCACGGGGGCTCATCGCCGAGGGCGTCGAGCCGGGCGATCGCGTCGCGATCCTGTCGGCGACCCGGTACGAATGGCCGATCCTGGACTTCGCCATCCTGTCGATCGGCGCCGTCACCGTGCCGATCTACGAGACCAGTTCGGCCGAGCAGGTGCGGTTCGTCCTCGGCGACTCCGGTGCCGTGGCGGCGTTCGCCGAGACCGACGAGCACTTCGCCACCATCGACCAGCTCAAGGGTGAGTTGCCCGCCCTACGCCACGTCTACTGCGTCGACGGTTCCGGGCCCGCCGCCCTCGACGAACTCGCCAGGATCGGCGGCGACGTCGACCCGAGCCTCGTCACCTCCCGGCTGCAGGCCATTCGCTCCGCCGACGTCGCGACCCTCGTCTACACCTCCGGCACCACCGGACGGCCCAAGGGTTGCCAGCTGACGCACTCCAACCTGCTCCACGAAATGCGCGGGGCGAAGGCGTGCTTCCCGGATCTGCTGGACAAGGGCGAGAAGCTCCTGGTGTTCCTGCCGCTGGCGCACGTGCTGGCGCGCGCCATCACCATCGCGGCGTTCAGCAACGGGGTGACGCTGGGGTTCACCAGCGACGTCAAGAACCTGGTGCCCACCCTGGCGGTGTTCACGCCGACGCTGGTGGTGTCGGTGCCCCGCGTCTTCGAGAAGGTCTACAACACCGCCGAGCAGAATGCGCGCGACGGCGGCAAGGGCGCGATCTTCGCCGCGGCGGCCGACACCGCGATCGCGTGGAGTCAGGCCATCGCGACCGGCAAGGGCCCCGGCCTGCTGCTGCGGGCCAAGCACGCGGTCTTCGATCGGCTGGTCTACGGCAAGCTCCGCGCCGCGCTCGGCGGCAACTGCCGCGCCGCGATCTCGGGGGGCGCCCCGCTGGGCGCACGGCTCGGACACTTCTACCGCGGCGTCGGGCTCACCATCTACGAGGGCTACGGCCTCACCGAGACCAGCGCGGCGATCACCGTCAACCGGGTCGGTGACGTCAAGGTCGGCTCGGTCGGAAAGTTGTTGCCCGGCAACGCCATGCGCATCGACGACGACGGCGAGCTGCTGGTCTACGGCGGCGTCGTCTTCTCCGGCTACTGGCACAACGAGACCGAGACCGCGGCGGCGATCACCGACGGTTGGTTCCACACCGGCGACCTCGGGGCGATCGACGAGCAGGGCTTCCTGAGCATCGTGGGTCGCAAGAAGGAGATCATCGTGACCGCCGGCGGCAAGAACGTCGCCCCGGCGCTGCTCGAAGACCGGCTGCGGGCGCACCCGCTGATCAGCCAGGCCATGGTCGTCGGTGACGCGCAGCCGTTCATCGCAGCCCTCATCACGATCGACCCCGAGGCGTTCCCCGGCTGGAAGCAACGCCACGGCAAGGCCGCGTCGGCGACCGTGGGCGACCTGACCGAGGATCCCGATCTGACGGCCGAGGTCGACCTCGCCGTCAAGGACGCGAATCAGGCGGTCTCCCATGCGGAGTCGATCCGCAAGTTCCGCATCCTGCCCGTCGACTTCACCGAGGACACCGGCGAACTCACCCCCACGCTGAAGGTCAAGCGCAAGGTGGTCGCCGAGAAGTTCGCGGGCGACATCGACGCGCTCTACGCCAAGGCCGGCGGCTAA
- a CDS encoding glycosyltransferase family 4 protein, giving the protein MTRILLVTNDFPPRRGGIQSYLENLVGELVGADPITVYAPRWKDDAAYDAAARDVGVQIVRHPTSLMHPEPSVARRMRRLIADRGIETVWFGAAAPLALLAPLARDAGATRVLASTHGHEVGWSMLPLARTALRRIGDHTDVVTFISDYTRRRFASAFGPAAALERLAPGVDTDRFEPDSVARAQMRARYGLGERPVVVCLSRLVPRKGQDMLIRALPAITDRVPGTALVIVGNGPYAEDLHRLARRFGVAQHVVFTGAVPGEELPAHHAMADVFAMPCRTRGSGLDVEGFGIVYLEASAVGVPVVAGNSGGAPEAVVDGETGVVVDGWDVGAIAAAVGDLLADPDRAAAMGRAGRKWVVDNCQWRTRAARLSELLTG; this is encoded by the coding sequence GTGACTCGAATCCTGTTGGTCACCAATGACTTTCCGCCTCGCCGCGGCGGCATTCAGTCCTACCTCGAGAACCTGGTCGGGGAACTCGTCGGCGCCGATCCGATCACGGTCTACGCGCCGCGGTGGAAGGACGATGCCGCCTACGACGCCGCCGCCCGCGACGTCGGCGTGCAGATCGTGCGCCATCCGACGTCACTGATGCATCCCGAGCCGTCGGTGGCGAGGCGAATGCGACGGCTGATCGCCGACCGCGGGATCGAGACGGTGTGGTTCGGCGCCGCCGCGCCGCTGGCCCTCCTGGCGCCGCTGGCGCGCGATGCCGGGGCCACCCGCGTACTGGCCAGCACGCACGGCCACGAGGTGGGTTGGTCGATGCTGCCGCTCGCGCGAACGGCGCTGCGGCGCATCGGAGATCACACCGACGTCGTCACGTTCATCAGCGACTACACGCGCCGCCGGTTCGCCTCCGCGTTCGGGCCCGCCGCCGCGCTCGAGCGGCTCGCCCCTGGCGTGGACACCGACCGGTTCGAACCCGATTCGGTGGCCCGGGCGCAGATGCGCGCCCGCTACGGGCTGGGGGAGCGGCCGGTCGTGGTGTGCCTGTCGCGACTGGTGCCCCGCAAGGGGCAGGACATGCTGATCCGCGCGCTGCCCGCGATCACCGACCGGGTGCCGGGTACGGCGCTGGTGATCGTCGGCAACGGCCCCTACGCCGAGGACCTGCATCGGTTGGCGCGGCGGTTCGGCGTCGCGCAGCACGTCGTGTTCACCGGGGCGGTGCCCGGGGAGGAGCTGCCCGCCCACCACGCGATGGCCGACGTGTTCGCGATGCCGTGTCGCACCCGCGGCTCCGGGCTCGACGTCGAGGGATTCGGCATCGTCTATCTGGAGGCGTCGGCGGTGGGCGTGCCGGTCGTCGCGGGCAATTCCGGGGGAGCGCCGGAAGCCGTCGTCGACGGGGAGACCGGCGTCGTCGTCGACGGGTGGGACGTCGGCGCGATCGCCGCGGCGGTGGGGGACCTGCTCGCCGACCCCGACCGGGCGGCCGCAATGGGGCGCGCCGGTCGCAAGTGGGTCGTCGACAACTGTCAGTGGCGCACCAGGGCGGCGCGCCTGTCCGAGTTGCTGACGGGTTAG
- a CDS encoding peptidase codes for MTLRDGRTVSLVALGGARTADVEGRVWGDLDGAADAVSAFWGDDWSRTIVVVLTGTDEQFRALAGGASDVAAATTAQRIVFSPGASSMTENALQVAVRRELFHYAARDRTAADAPRWLAEGVADFIGRPPTPLPGPAAAATLAQLPTDAGLNAPGAVGSLAADRAWWFSRFVVSRYGAAALRSLYVTACAPGHPDAATAIRQTLGADTPQVLAAWRVWLSG; via the coding sequence ATGACGCTGCGCGACGGTCGCACGGTATCGCTGGTCGCACTCGGTGGGGCCAGGACGGCCGACGTGGAGGGCCGGGTGTGGGGCGATCTGGACGGCGCCGCGGACGCGGTCAGCGCGTTCTGGGGCGATGACTGGTCTCGCACCATCGTGGTGGTCCTGACCGGCACCGACGAGCAGTTCCGTGCGCTGGCCGGTGGGGCGTCCGACGTCGCCGCCGCGACGACCGCGCAGCGCATCGTCTTCTCGCCGGGGGCCAGCTCGATGACGGAGAACGCGTTGCAGGTCGCCGTGCGGCGCGAACTCTTCCACTACGCGGCGAGGGACCGCACCGCGGCGGACGCACCGCGCTGGCTGGCCGAGGGCGTCGCCGACTTCATCGGCCGTCCGCCGACGCCGTTGCCGGGACCCGCCGCGGCGGCGACACTGGCGCAGCTGCCGACGGACGCCGGACTGAACGCCCCCGGCGCGGTCGGCTCGCTGGCCGCCGACAGGGCGTGGTGGTTCAGCCGCTTCGTCGTCAGCCGCTACGGTGCCGCCGCCCTGCGCAGTCTCTACGTGACGGCCTGCGCGCCGGGGCATCCCGATGCGGCGACGGCCATCCGGCAGACCCTCGGTGCGGACACCCCGCAGGTGCTCGCCGCGTGGCGCGTCTGGCTCAGTGGCTGA
- the ripC gene encoding peptidoglycan hydrolase RipC — protein sequence MHRCTRGLRRPIVGALAGLMIAGGVVAGGVHADPSEDAVAKLNQLSRQAEETTEAMHSAELDLGNKLQAQRAAEQKHAADVAAVDAAKAQLATFQTSVDKVAAAQYMGGRTSGLDAMLTANSPQLLIDQLSVQRVMATEMSAQMQNFKSSSVAANQAEVESAKSAADAKTAAEQAAAVRADLQSKQSKLQVQIAIVKSQYTALTPAQREALAAVPPPPPMPPAPAAPPPPDSPDVLAAAPPSVDPGDVAPPPDAAPAPNPDGEGMVAVQAALTRIGSPYSWGAAGPGAFDCSGLVMWAFGQAGVNLPHSSQALAQGGQPVSMDQMQPGDLITYYSDASHVGIYIGDGMMVHASTYGTPVRVAPVDNAPIHNVRRY from the coding sequence ATGCACCGGTGCACACGTGGTCTTCGGCGTCCGATCGTTGGTGCCCTGGCGGGTCTGATGATCGCTGGTGGAGTGGTAGCCGGAGGTGTGCACGCAGACCCGTCCGAGGATGCGGTGGCAAAGCTCAATCAGCTGTCTCGGCAGGCCGAGGAGACCACCGAGGCCATGCATAGCGCCGAGCTCGATCTGGGCAACAAGCTGCAGGCACAGCGTGCGGCCGAGCAGAAGCACGCTGCCGACGTTGCTGCCGTCGATGCCGCGAAGGCGCAGCTAGCAACCTTCCAGACCTCCGTCGACAAGGTTGCTGCAGCGCAGTACATGGGCGGCCGGACCAGCGGTCTCGACGCGATGCTCACCGCCAACTCCCCGCAACTCCTCATCGACCAGCTCTCGGTGCAGCGCGTGATGGCCACCGAGATGTCGGCGCAGATGCAGAACTTCAAGAGCAGCAGCGTGGCGGCCAACCAGGCCGAGGTGGAGTCGGCGAAATCGGCCGCGGACGCCAAGACCGCCGCCGAGCAGGCCGCCGCAGTGCGCGCGGACCTGCAATCCAAGCAAAGCAAGCTGCAGGTGCAGATCGCGATCGTCAAGTCGCAGTACACCGCCCTGACCCCGGCCCAACGCGAGGCGCTCGCGGCGGTCCCGCCGCCGCCACCGATGCCGCCGGCCCCCGCCGCTCCGCCGCCACCCGATTCGCCGGACGTGCTGGCCGCAGCGCCGCCGAGCGTCGACCCCGGCGACGTCGCACCGCCGCCCGACGCTGCCCCGGCCCCCAACCCGGACGGTGAGGGCATGGTCGCCGTGCAGGCCGCACTGACCCGGATTGGATCGCCGTACTCCTGGGGCGCAGCCGGCCCCGGCGCATTCGACTGCTCGGGCCTCGTCATGTGGGCCTTCGGTCAGGCGGGTGTCAACCTGCCCCACTCCAGCCAGGCGCTGGCACAGGGTGGTCAGCCCGTGTCGATGGACCAGATGCAGCCGGGCGACCTCATCACCTACTACTCGGACGCATCGCACGTGGGCATCTACATCGGCGACGGGATGATGGTGCACGCGTCGACGTACGGCACACCGGTGCGAGTCGCTCCGGTGGACAATGCGCCGATCCACAACGTCCGCCGGTACTGA
- the trpD gene encoding anthranilate phosphoribosyltransferase — translation MTSVTASETHTWPEVLGRLTTRRGLANGQAAWAMDQVMTGAASPAQIAGFAVAMKMKGPTSAEVKELADTMLTHARRVPTDVIGRETVDVVGTGGDGANTVNLSTMAAIVVAASGVPVVKHGNRAASSLSGGADTLEALGVRIDLGPDDLARCIAEVGIGFAFAPQFHPSYRHASVVRREIGVPTVFNLLGPLTNPAAPRAGLIGCAWGELAEVMAGVFATRGSSVLVVHGDDGLDELTTTTTSTIWRVQAGTVERLSFDPGAFGFERADLGELTGGDAEANAASVRQVFGGAKGAVRDAVILNAAGAMVAHAGLSSDAKWVPAWETGLARAADAIDSGAAEDLLARWVRFTQQL, via the coding sequence ATCACTTCCGTGACTGCCTCCGAAACCCACACCTGGCCCGAGGTTCTCGGCCGCCTGACCACGCGACGGGGACTCGCGAACGGCCAGGCAGCGTGGGCGATGGATCAGGTGATGACCGGCGCGGCGTCGCCCGCGCAGATCGCGGGATTCGCCGTGGCGATGAAGATGAAGGGGCCGACGTCGGCGGAGGTGAAGGAGCTCGCCGACACCATGCTGACGCACGCGCGCAGGGTGCCAACGGACGTCATCGGCCGCGAGACCGTCGACGTGGTGGGCACCGGCGGCGACGGCGCCAACACGGTCAACCTGTCGACGATGGCCGCGATCGTCGTGGCGGCGAGTGGCGTGCCGGTGGTGAAGCACGGCAACCGCGCGGCGTCGTCGCTGTCCGGCGGCGCCGACACGCTCGAGGCGCTCGGCGTGCGCATCGACCTCGGCCCCGACGACCTGGCGCGCTGCATCGCCGAGGTCGGCATCGGGTTCGCGTTCGCCCCGCAATTCCACCCGTCCTACCGGCACGCCTCGGTGGTGCGCCGCGAGATCGGCGTGCCGACGGTCTTCAATCTGCTGGGGCCACTGACCAATCCGGCGGCGCCGCGGGCCGGGCTGATCGGCTGCGCCTGGGGTGAGCTGGCCGAGGTGATGGCCGGGGTGTTCGCCACGCGGGGGTCCAGCGTGCTCGTGGTGCACGGCGACGACGGGCTCGACGAATTGACCACGACCACGACGAGCACCATCTGGCGGGTGCAGGCGGGCACCGTCGAGCGGCTGTCGTTCGACCCCGGCGCCTTCGGCTTCGAACGTGCCGACCTCGGTGAGCTGACCGGTGGGGACGCCGAGGCCAACGCGGCCTCCGTCCGGCAGGTGTTCGGTGGCGCCAAGGGTGCGGTACGGGACGCGGTGATCCTCAACGCCGCCGGCGCGATGGTGGCTCATGCCGGGCTATCCAGCGACGCCAAATGGGTGCCGGCGTGGGAGACCGGTCTCGCGAGGGCCGCCGACGCGATCGACTCGGGGGCGGCCGAAGACCTGCTCGCGCGTTGGGTGCGGTTCACCCAGCAGCTCTGA
- the ctaE gene encoding aa3-type cytochrome oxidase subunit III, with product MTSAVGTSGTAITARVHSLNRPNMVSVGTIVWLSSELMFFAGLFAMYFTARAQAAGDWPPHPTHLNLFEAVPVTLVLIASSFTCQMGVFAAERGDVFGLRRWYTITLIMGAIFVAGQGYEYHALVSEGTTIPGSAYGSVFYLATGFHGLHVIGGLVAFIFLLARTRMSKFTPAQATAAIVVSYYWHFVDIVWIALFATIYFVR from the coding sequence GTGACGAGTGCTGTAGGGACCTCGGGAACCGCGATCACGGCGCGCGTGCATTCGCTGAACCGACCGAACATGGTAAGTGTTGGCACCATCGTGTGGCTTTCCAGCGAACTTATGTTCTTTGCTGGGCTGTTCGCGATGTACTTCACCGCGCGGGCGCAGGCCGCAGGTGACTGGCCGCCGCATCCGACGCATCTGAACCTGTTCGAGGCGGTGCCGGTCACGCTGGTGCTGATCGCCTCGTCGTTCACGTGCCAGATGGGCGTGTTCGCCGCCGAGCGGGGTGACGTCTTCGGGCTGCGCCGCTGGTACACGATCACCCTCATCATGGGCGCGATCTTCGTCGCCGGCCAGGGCTACGAGTACCACGCGCTCGTCAGCGAGGGGACCACCATTCCCGGCAGCGCGTACGGCTCGGTGTTCTACCTGGCCACCGGTTTCCACGGGCTGCACGTGATCGGCGGTCTGGTCGCGTTCATCTTCCTGTTGGCGCGCACCCGGATGTCCAAGTTCACCCCGGCGCAGGCCACCGCGGCGATCGTCGTGTCCTACTACTGGCACTTCGTCGACATCGTGTGGATCGCCCTGTTCGCCACCATCTACTTCGTTCGATGA
- the qcrC gene encoding cytochrome bc1 complex diheme cytochrome c subunit, protein MTSKSRRRLRRRASAALLLLTGLLVAGGIAATLTPKPQVAVADESSLALLRTGKQLYETSCVTCHGANLQGVPDRGPSLIGVGEAAVYFQVGTGRMPAMRGEAQAQRKPPIYDEHQVDAIGAYVQANGGGPTIPRDANGAVAQSSLIGNDVARGGDLFRLNCASCHNFTGKGGALSSGKYAPPLDEAKPAEIYAAMLTGPQNMPKFSDRQLSPDEKRDIVAYVRQATETPNPGGYGLGGFGPAPEGMAAWIIGMVAVIGAAMWVGSRA, encoded by the coding sequence ATGACCAGCAAGTCTCGCCGTCGGCTACGTCGGCGTGCGTCGGCAGCACTGTTGCTGCTGACCGGACTTCTCGTGGCGGGCGGCATCGCTGCCACCCTCACGCCCAAGCCGCAGGTGGCGGTTGCGGACGAGTCCAGCCTGGCGCTGTTGCGCACGGGCAAGCAGCTCTACGAGACGTCCTGCGTGACCTGCCACGGCGCGAACCTGCAGGGCGTGCCCGACCGCGGCCCCAGCCTCATCGGCGTCGGTGAGGCGGCGGTCTACTTCCAGGTCGGCACGGGCCGCATGCCCGCGATGCGCGGCGAGGCCCAGGCCCAGCGCAAGCCCCCGATCTACGACGAGCACCAGGTCGACGCGATCGGCGCTTACGTCCAGGCCAACGGCGGCGGACCCACCATCCCCCGCGACGCCAACGGCGCCGTGGCGCAGAGCAGCCTGATCGGCAACGACGTCGCCCGCGGTGGCGACCTGTTCCGGCTGAACTGCGCGTCGTGCCACAACTTCACCGGCAAGGGTGGCGCGCTGTCCTCCGGCAAGTACGCACCTCCCCTCGACGAGGCCAAGCCCGCGGAGATCTACGCCGCCATGCTGACCGGTCCGCAGAACATGCCGAAGTTCTCCGATCGCCAGCTCAGCCCCGACGAGAAGCGCGACATCGTCGCGTACGTCCGCCAGGCCACCGAGACGCCCAACCCGGGCGGCTACGGGCTCGGCGGCTTCGGCCCCGCGCCAGAAGGCATGGCGGCCTGGATCATTGGGATGGTCGCCGTCATCGGCGCCGCTATGTGGGTGGGATCGCGCGCATGA
- the qcrA gene encoding cytochrome bc1 complex Rieske iron-sulfur subunit: MSDIDNVNAPAGRGSDTPGQQGEPHQPTDAELARMSREELVELGGRMDGVETVFKENRWPIEGTKAEKRAERSVAYWLMLGGFAGLALLLVFLFWPWEYKPYGSAGELIYSLATPLYGITFGGSIMAIGIGAVLYQKKFIPEEISIQDRHDGASPEIQRKTAAANLTDALEGSTIKRRKLIGLSLGIGLGAFGLGTAVAFIGGIIKNPWKPVVPTADGKKAVLWTSGWTPRFHGETIFLARATGQPGDSPFVKMRPEDIDAGGMETVFPWRESDGDGSTFESHEALNVIAMGVRNPVMLIRIRPEDISRVVKRQGQESFNFGDLFAFTKVCSHLGCPSSLYEQQTYRILCPCHQSQFDALHFARPIFGPAARALAQLPITIDRDGYLVANGDFIEPVGPAFWERKS, encoded by the coding sequence ATGAGCGACATTGACAACGTGAACGCACCGGCCGGCCGGGGTTCGGACACGCCCGGTCAGCAGGGTGAGCCGCACCAGCCCACCGACGCCGAACTGGCCAGGATGTCCCGCGAGGAACTGGTCGAACTCGGCGGCCGGATGGACGGCGTCGAGACCGTCTTCAAGGAGAACCGCTGGCCCATCGAGGGCACCAAGGCCGAGAAGCGCGCCGAGCGATCGGTCGCCTACTGGTTGATGCTCGGCGGGTTCGCCGGACTGGCGCTGCTGCTGGTCTTCCTCTTCTGGCCGTGGGAGTACAAGCCCTACGGCTCGGCCGGGGAACTGATCTACAGCCTCGCCACTCCGCTCTACGGCATCACCTTCGGCGGTTCGATCATGGCGATCGGCATCGGCGCGGTGCTCTACCAGAAGAAGTTCATCCCCGAGGAGATCTCGATCCAGGACCGCCACGACGGCGCCTCCCCCGAGATTCAGCGCAAGACCGCGGCGGCCAACCTCACCGACGCGCTCGAGGGCTCGACCATCAAGCGGCGCAAGCTGATTGGCCTGTCCCTGGGCATCGGCCTCGGCGCCTTCGGCCTTGGCACCGCGGTGGCCTTCATCGGCGGCATCATCAAGAACCCGTGGAAGCCGGTGGTCCCGACCGCCGACGGCAAGAAGGCGGTGCTGTGGACGTCGGGCTGGACGCCGCGCTTCCACGGCGAGACCATCTTCCTGGCCCGCGCGACCGGTCAGCCCGGCGATTCGCCGTTCGTCAAGATGCGCCCGGAGGACATCGACGCCGGTGGCATGGAGACCGTGTTCCCGTGGCGCGAGTCCGACGGCGACGGCTCGACGTTCGAGTCCCACGAGGCGCTCAACGTCATCGCGATGGGCGTGCGCAACCCCGTCATGCTGATCCGCATCCGCCCCGAGGACATCTCGCGGGTCGTGAAGCGCCAGGGTCAGGAAAGCTTCAACTTCGGTGACCTGTTCGCGTTCACCAAGGTGTGCTCGCATCTCGGGTGCCCGTCGTCGCTGTACGAGCAGCAGACCTACCGCATTCTGTGTCCCTGCCACCAGTCGCAGTTCGACGCACTGCACTTCGCGAGGCCCATCTTCGGTCCCGCGGCGCGTGCGTTGGCTCAGCTGCCGATCACCATCGATCGCGATGGGTATCTCGTGGCCAACGGAGACTTCATCGAACCCGTCGGACCGGCATTCTGGGAGCGAAAGTCATGA
- the qcrB gene encoding cytochrome bc1 complex cytochrome b subunit, with the protein MSPKLAELAAAQGNAIDSRYHPSAAVRRQLNKVFPTHWSFLLGEIALYSFIVLLLTGVYLTLFFDPSMAEVTYHGVYQPLNGIQMSRAYETALDISFEVRGGLFVRQVHHWAALLFAASIMVHLARIFFTGAFRRPREANWVIGSILLILAMFEGYFGYSLPDDLLSGTGLRAAFSSITMGMPLIGTWLHWALFGGDFPGQIIIPRLYALHILLIPGIILALIGVHLALVWFQKHTQFPGPGRTEKNVVGVRVMPVFAVKSGAFFAMTVGILGIMGGVLQINPIWQLGPYKPSQISAGSQPDFYMMWTDGLARMWPPWEIYPFGHTVPAAVAVALIMGLVFILLTIYPFLEKKLSGDVAHHNLLQRPRDAPVRTAIGAMAIALYIVLTFACMNDIIALKFHISLNATTWIGRIGMVVLPAIVYYIAYRWAISLQRSDREVLEHGIETGILKRLPHGAYIELHQPLGPVDDHGHPIPLEYQGAALPKRMNKLGSGGAPGTGSFLFPDPEGEQTALVDAAHASEHRAMLALKERQQATNGHDANGSNGHGTNGNGSNGHH; encoded by the coding sequence ATGAGCCCGAAACTCGCTGAATTGGCAGCCGCGCAAGGCAACGCGATCGATTCGCGCTACCACCCGTCGGCCGCGGTACGACGCCAGCTCAACAAGGTCTTCCCCACGCACTGGTCCTTCCTGCTGGGCGAGATCGCGCTCTACAGCTTCATCGTGCTGCTGCTGACCGGGGTGTACCTGACCCTGTTCTTCGACCCGTCGATGGCCGAGGTCACCTACCACGGGGTGTACCAACCGCTCAACGGCATCCAGATGTCGCGGGCCTACGAGACCGCGCTGGACATCTCCTTCGAGGTGCGCGGCGGACTGTTCGTGCGCCAGGTCCACCACTGGGCCGCACTGCTGTTCGCCGCCTCGATCATGGTGCACCTGGCCCGCATCTTCTTCACCGGCGCGTTCCGCCGGCCGCGCGAGGCCAACTGGGTGATCGGCTCGATCCTGTTGATCCTGGCCATGTTCGAGGGCTACTTCGGCTACTCCCTGCCCGACGACCTGCTCTCGGGCACGGGTCTGCGGGCGGCGTTCTCCTCGATCACGATGGGCATGCCGCTGATCGGCACCTGGCTGCACTGGGCGCTGTTCGGCGGGGACTTCCCCGGCCAGATCATCATTCCGCGGCTCTACGCGCTGCACATCCTGCTGATCCCGGGAATCATCCTGGCGCTCATCGGGGTTCACCTGGCCCTGGTGTGGTTCCAGAAGCACACCCAGTTCCCCGGCCCGGGTCGCACCGAGAAGAACGTCGTCGGGGTGCGCGTGATGCCGGTGTTCGCGGTCAAGTCCGGGGCGTTCTTCGCCATGACCGTCGGCATCCTGGGCATCATGGGCGGCGTGCTGCAGATCAACCCGATCTGGCAGCTGGGTCCCTACAAGCCCTCCCAGATCTCCGCGGGTAGCCAGCCCGACTTCTACATGATGTGGACCGACGGCCTGGCCCGCATGTGGCCGCCCTGGGAGATCTACCCCTTCGGCCACACCGTGCCCGCCGCGGTGGCCGTAGCGCTGATCATGGGCCTGGTCTTCATCCTGCTCACGATCTACCCGTTCCTGGAGAAGAAGCTGTCCGGGGACGTGGCGCACCACAACCTGCTGCAGCGCCCGCGTGACGCTCCGGTTCGAACGGCCATCGGCGCCATGGCGATTGCGCTCTACATCGTGCTGACGTTCGCGTGCATGAACGACATCATCGCGTTGAAGTTCCACATCTCGCTGAATGCGACGACGTGGATCGGGCGCATCGGCATGGTGGTCCTGCCCGCGATCGTGTACTACATCGCCTACCGGTGGGCGATCAGCCTGCAGCGCAGTGACCGCGAGGTGCTCGAGCACGGCATCGAGACCGGCATCCTCAAGCGGCTGCCGCACGGGGCGTACATCGAGCTGCACCAGCCGCTCGGCCCCGTCGACGACCATGGCCACCCCATCCCGCTGGAGTACCAGGGGGCCGCACTGCCCAAGCGGATGAACAAGCTCGGCTCCGGAGGCGCACCCGGCACGGGTAGCTTCCTGTTCCCGGATCCCGAGGGCGAGCAGACGGCTCTGGTCGATGCCGCCCACGCGTCCGAGCACCGGGCGATGCTGGCCCTTAAGGAGCGTCAGCAGGCCACCAACGGTCACGACGCCAACGGATCGAACGGCCACGGCACCAACGGAAATGGGTCCAACGGTCACCACTGA